In Dermacentor albipictus isolate Rhodes 1998 colony unplaced genomic scaffold, USDA_Dalb.pri_finalv2 scaffold_15, whole genome shotgun sequence, the following proteins share a genomic window:
- the LOC135919049 gene encoding uncharacterized protein, which translates to MGRQARDIFATFDLSAEDSKKFELVKKKFDDYFITEINVVYESACFHKRHQMPGESIDQFMTALHVLADKCDFGEFKQRLIRDRFVVGLRDEKLSESLQMDPKLSLATALARARLKETVQQQQELRKCNEVHKYTPCKPCEDVNVDAVGYRRKPQRSKETRPTSARSEGPCIFCGGNSQPRTACPARGQRCFNCGFKGHFGKACLKGTSPGYQRKVC; encoded by the coding sequence ATGGGTCGACAAGCAAGGGACATCTTCGCCACCTTCGATCTTTCTGCAGAAGATTCGAAGAAATTTGAGCTGGTCAAAAAGAAGTTCGACGATTACTTCATCACGGAGATCAACGTTGTCTACGAGAGCGCTTGCTTTCACAAGCGGCACCAGATGCCTGGCGAGTCAATTGACCAGTTTATGACTGCTCTACACGTCTTGGCCGACAAATGCGATTTCGGAGAATTCAAGCAGCGCCTCATCAGGGACAGGTTCGTCGTGGGCCTGCGGGATGAAAAACTTTCCGAGTCGCTCCAAATGGATCCCAAGCTGTCTCTCGCAACAGCTCTGGCGAGGGCCCGCCTTAAAGAGACCGTTCAGCAGCAGCAAGAACTTCGAAAGTGCAACGAAGTCCACAAATACACACCGTGCAAGCCATGTGAGGACGTCAATGTCGACGCCGTGGGCTACCGCAGGAAACCGCAACGCAGCAAGGAAACCCGGCCGACATCAGCTCGTTCCGAGGGACCGTGCATTTTCTGCGGAGGCAACTCGCAGCCAAGGACAGCTTGCCCAGCGAGAGGCCAGAGGTGCTTCAACTGCGGCTTCAAGGGACATTTCGGCAAGGCGTGCCTCAAAGGGACTTCTCCAGGCTACCAGCGTAAG